The Chitinophaga niabensis genome segment GTTCCTGCATTCCCCGGAGGCTCCGGTTCGTAAGTACGTTTGGAGTAAAGATGAATGTCTTTGATAGGCCCTGCCGTCAATATCTCATCTTTCAAACGTTGTTTGGATAAAGCAAGCAGTTTCTGATTCAGTGCTGCAGGAGAGGCGCCGGGCACCAATTCCACATAAGTGAAGTTGTTGTTGCTGCTCCAGTTATTAAGGGTGGAATCTGTTTTGGTAACAAGGGAAAAAGGAATTAACAGATCGAACTTCAGATGAGTGTTCTCGGGAATGTCTTTAAACACACCTGTTACTGTTAGCGTGAATTTGGCTACCTGTAATACTTTTCCAACAGGACTTGTTTTCCCGAAGATCTTTTTCGCTGTATTTTCACTCAGCATAACTTCGTCAGGCCGGGTCAATGCCCTGCTTTTATTTCCTTCAATAAGATCTATATTGAAAAGTGAGAAGTATTGTGAATCTGCTGCATATACCTTGTCTACTATAAACCCTTTTTCGCCGGACTTTACCTCTGTATTTCCCACATGTTCTATCCGGGCATAATTCTTCACTTCAGGCATATCCTTTAACATCGTAGGGCCCAGTACCGGATAAGTTTCACAATCCGTAGTTACATATTCCGCACCATTGTAAATATCCAGCGTTACCCGGTAGATGTTGTCTGCCTTGGTGTGAATATCCTCATAGCTATGCTCAAACCGCACATAATGGATAATAAGGAGGAAAATAGCGGTAGCCAGTGCCAGGCCAGTGATATTAATAGCGCTGTAAACCCTGTCTTTCCAGATATTCCTGTAAGCGATCTTTAGATGGTTTCTGAGCATAGCGGGTTGTTTATGGGAACAGCAGTAACAGGAATTGTGCCATGGGTTAAATTATTGTAAATCAATTATCTGGATAGGAATATCTGTCCGGATACGGACAGGCAATGTCCGCAGATGATCACCACCCCTTTTTCTCCATCCACTTCCGGATTATCCTCAGGTCTCCTGTTGGAATTTCCCTCGTTTCATATTTGAACTTCGTAAGATAATAATGCCCATCCGTTTTATCCATTGTTTCCACCCATGCAAACCGCCCGTCGGCTGCTAATTCAGTAGGCCGGTGATAAGAATAGGAGGAAGTATTCCTAACCGGCAAAAGATACCCTGTTATAACTGTATTTTTCCTGGGCCCATGTTTTATACACCGGTAGCGGATATAGCTTGTATCGCGTATTACAGTATCAGCGATCCGTACAGCGCTGTCCATTACAGCAATATGGCGCATCTGAATACCCAGGGGTTTCAGCGCGAGGTCCTGTGCAGCAGTATCTGGTAAAGCGGCAGCAGAAAAGTTTTTATATGGAACGTATTTCTGCAGTGCAGTATTGATGAAATAGTAGCTGGTGTCGTTGTAGAAGGGCGGTTTTAATTCAGCTGGCGTCTTTATCTTTTTGAAGTCTATCTTTAAAAGGCGCTCTACGATATATTCCTTGTAACATCTCAAATAGAAATCGGCAACAGGTGCACCCGTCCACCTGTCTTTTACAGGGTATACCACGGAAATCTCAACGGTCACCACTGTTTCAGATTGCGCAGCAGCAGCCTGATAAAAGCAGCATAGGAATAGGATTTTTTTGTACATTGGACTAAGATAATAAATTCCACCGCATGAAAATTAGCCGCCTGTTGCTCGGCCTGTGTTTCATTACACAAGCTGCTGCACAAACGCCGGGTAACTATAGCTTTGTCTATACTTCAGCCCCGCAAAATGTTCCTACTGCAAAAGTACCGGATGCCCCCCTGGCAGGTAATGGCGATATCGGCCTCACATTTGGCGGAACGCCCGATCACATGAAACTCTATTTCGGAAAGAATGATTTCTGGCGTGCCTATCCTGTTTACCCTGGTGGAGGTATTGCTTTTCCCGGAGGGCTGGATATAAGGATCAAAGCACTCAGCAATGCTTCCTACTATGCGGAACAGATCCCCACAAAAGGCTCCATTCATGCCGTTTTTGCAAAAGATGATTTAAAAGTAGAAGTGAATACATTAGTCACTGCTATGCACAACACCGTGATCACGGAGATCACTGCCAATAGAACCTGCAAGGTAGAATTAGACCTTTGGGCACCGGAGGGTAATACCGCCGTAGTAAAGAAAGGCCCCGGTTGGGTCTCCCGCTCTTTCTCCAATACCCCCTTACTGGAATGGCCCAGCGAAGTAACATTGAGAATGAAAGTATACGGAGACCAGACGTTACAACCGGGTAAAAAACTAACCATCACTGTTACATTTAACAAAACACCTGAAGAAAATATCGCCGAAATGAAAGCCGCACACCAGCAATGGTGGGATAAATTCTGGCAACGTTCCAGCATACAGATCAACGATACCATGCTGGAAAAATACTACACCAATTCCCAATACCTCTTTGCCGCTTCATCAAGGCCCGGGAAATACGCACCAGGCATCTGGGGCCCTTTCATCACCAAAGATTCTTCCGCATGGGGTGGCGATTATCACCTCAACTATAACTACCAGGCTCCTTACTGGGCAGCCTTTTCTTCCAACTATATAGACCTCACGGATAACTACGATCAACCCCTGCTGGATTACATGGAAAAAGGAAGGTGGCACGCAAAAGACCTCCTGAACATACGTGGCATCTATTTCCCGGTAGGTATCGGACCGGGGGGATTATGCACCACATTATGGCCGCTCACGCCTGATGAAATGGAAGCCCGCTACGGTACACGGGAAAATACTATCGACCATGGTTATAAATTCCTGGGCCAGAAGATCAACGCCGTTTTCGGTGCCGCGAATATGCTGATGCGCTTTTATAGTACTTATGATGAACAGTATGCTGAAAAAGTATACCCTTACCTGTTAGCCTGTGCCGATTTCTGGGAAGACTATCTCAAATTCGAAAATGGCCGTTATGTGATAGAGAATGATCATTACGGAGAAGTAATGCCGAACTTAAAGAACAAAGGGCAGTGGCGGCACATGCTGGGAGATTATAATTCCACCCTTTCACTGGGGCTTGTAAAAATGCTTTTTAAAGGTATGATCAATGTGAGCACTTACCTGCATAAGGATGCAGCCAGGCAGGCTAAATGGCAACACATTCTCACACACCTTAGCCCATTTCCAACACAGGAGGTTGATGGCAGGGTGCGTTTAAAAAGCGTGGAAAAGAGTCCTTCTCCATGGCACAGCGGAGCCATGGGATTAGCCAGGGTTTCCATTCACGGATTAATACTTCCCGGAGAAGTATGCGGCCCGGTAACTGATTCTGCTTTCAACGCCATCTTATTGAGTGATGTATCACATTGGAAAGACAAAATGCAGGAACCCGGCAGCTGGGGCAACACATTCGGTAACGGCATAGAAACCTGTTTTCCCGCAGCCGTACGCGTAGGTTACGATGCAGATGAGATTATTAAACAATTGAAAGCACGTATCTATGCACAATCCAACCGCAATGGCTGGATCACTGCTGCAGGTGGGGGAACGGAAACATTATCTGCCGTACCGCTCACCATCAACGAAATGCTGCTGCAAAGTTATGAAGGCCGCGTTCGCATCTTTCCCAACTGGAATCACAAAAAAGACGCAAAGTTCAACAACCTGCGTGCATATGGCGCTTTTGTGATCAGCAGCAGTTTGAAAGATGGCCGCGTGGAATATGTGAAACTGCAAAGCGAAAAAGGTCGTGACTGTGAGATGGAGAACCCATGGCCCGGTAAAGCAGTGAAACTTACACGCAATAACAAACCTGCATCCTCCACCTTAACAGGCAGGACCTTTACTTTTAAAACCAGTAAGAACGAATCGATTGAACTAAGCCCGCTTGAATAACAAACGCTTATAGCCAAACCAGAGCAGGATGGCTATGATCCATAACGGCCAGAGCTGAAAGAAGAAGATGAAAATACTGCGTGTTACATTCACGCCGGTGCGGAAGGCGGTTGCCGTTTCTGTGCCAAACCCGGCACGCGTAATGCTGGCAGGATTGAGTACGATCTGTACATCAGCTACCTGCGGTTGAAATAACTGAACATTGATGGTAGAATAAGCTACATCTTCCACGATGGCCATGTTGGCGATCTCGCGTTCAATGAAAGCTGTTTTCTTCTGTTCATTGTATTTCCGTACTTCCAGCTCACTGTCTTTTTTAGTGTGCGTGGTTTCCCGTTCATCCTGCACCGCCGCATCATTTTTTAATTCATTGCTCAGGTACTGCAGGGTAACATCACTGTCCCGCAAGGTGCGTTGATCAATGTAACCAGCCATCGCTGTAATGATGTTGAAAACGGAATCAAGATGTGCAACAGGTACTCTTAGAGTGAGTGTAGATACAGGTGTGTAGAGCTGTACCTGTTTAATGGAATCTGCACTGTAGGAGTACTCATGTTGCTCCTGTGCATCGTTACGGAGGACGCTTTCCACTACAATACCATCCACGGACGTCACCAGTTTTTCCAGCTTAATGGTAGCAGCGGTTACATCCTGCACACGGCAATGGATGTCTGCTGTTTTGATCCTTTTGCGGGAAGGTGATAGAAGGTTAGTGGTATCTGCAGCGGCGGCAATCTCGTCCTTCGCTTCGTTGTAGCGGGCCTGTTCACAGGCAAACAAAGTTAACATGGGTATGGCTACCCAATAGATAGAGGAACTGCGCATAGGAAATAGATTTCCTGTTTATACGCAGTCTTTTAAAAAGTAACCTTATTGAAATGTTAAATTCCAAATTCCTTCGCCAGTAATTTAAAAGAAGTGATCCTTTCTTCCGCGTTTTCAGAAATGGTACACAGCACCACTTCATTCACGCCATACTGCGCACAAAGCGTTTCAATCTGTTGCCGCATTCTTTTCGGCGTACCGGAGATCATGCGCCCGCGGTTATAATTGATCCGCAGTTGTTCTTCCGGCATGTATTCCATGTCGGCGATCTCTTCATAAGAAGGGAGAGGGGTATCCCTTCCTCTTTCAATATGCAGGATGCGGTAATCAAATACCGTTTGCCATCTTTCCACTGCTTCCTCATCTTCTGAACAAAAGGCAAAGATGCCGAAGTTAGCTTCCGGTGCTTTGAGCGTAGCAGATGGTTTGAAATGTTTACGGTATTGCGCTACCACTTCAGGCCCGCCGGTAGGATTGATGAATTGTGCAAAGGAAAGCGCAGATCCGAAGTGTGCGGCAAGGCTGGCACTGCCACCGCTGGAAGTGAGCATCCACAATGGAGGAACTGTTTCCGCTTTGGGCATGGCTTTTACCTGCTGATGTTTATCTGTAAGAAAATGCTGCAGGTCCATGATCTGCTGCACGAATTCTGCTTCGCTGAAAGAATTCATGGGGTTCAGTAAACGTGCCGTTACCCTGTCGCCTCCCGGCGCACGGCCAATACCCAGATCAACCCTGCCGGGGAACAAAGCTTCCAGCATCCGGAAGTTCTCTGCTACTTTTAAAGCACTGTGATTGGGAAGCATAATGCCCGCCGCACCCAGCCTGATCTGTTTGGTCTGCCCGCCCAGGAAGCCTAACAGCACTTCCGGCGTTGAGCCTGCTATATTCGCTATATTATGATGTTCCGATACCCAGTACCGGTAATAACCCAGTTCGTCTGCCAGTTTAGCCAGGGCCAGGGTTTCCTGCATGGCATTGGTGGTTGTGCTGCCCAGCCTTACATGAGATTGATCCAGGATACTTAATCTGATCTTTTCCATAAGGATCAAAGGTAGGTACAATGGTACTGTGCAACAAGTAGGTACTTTTTGGTAACCAGTTACCTTGAGTATAGTATTTTTCTTTAGATTTACACAACACACAGTCTGCCAAAATCTACAAATATTATCATGGATAGGGAATTGGTGATACGTATGAAGCAGGGAGATGAAACAGCGTTTACTGCCATTTATCGTCAACTTCATCCTTCATTGTACGTTTATATGCTGCGCTTTTGCAAGATGCCATCGCTTGCGGAAGACCTCGTGCATGATGTATTTCTCAGGATCTGGGAAATAAGGGACCGTATTAACCCGGACCTTCCCTTTATGGGCTACCTCTACCGCATAGCCCGCAACCATACCTTTAAAACCCTTCAGAAGCTCGCTACAGACCGCACATTAAGGGAACAGCTCCTCAATCACATAGCCGCACAGGAATCCGAACAACCGGAACAGCTGGTGAAAGCCAAGGAATACGACCGCCTTTTTCATGAAGCCCTGAACCATATGCCTCCCCAGCGCCTCAATGTTTTCCGCCTTTGCAGGCAGGAGGGCAGAACTTACGACGAAGCTGCTGCCATCCTGGGCATTTCCCGCAATGCCGTTAAGAAACACATGGTACTCAGCATGCGTTTTATCCATGATTATGTATTCCGCTACGGAGATGTAATGATGGCCCTTTACGTGTCCGGAAAAATTATTTTTTAAGCAGGGTACCCTACCCGGGTCTTTTCGGATATTATAGATATGCCACAACAGGAAGAAGACCTTTTACAGCGTTACCTCGAAGGTAAATGTACACCTGAAGAGGTGCTTACATTAATGCAATGGTTAGAGGGAACGGATGCCCACCGTTCCCTGTTACGCCGGATGCAGAGCGAGTTTCAGCGTACCATGGCGGAGCAGCATCAGATATCTCCCGTACAGAGCGATCGTATAGAAGCCCGTTTATTACAGGATATCAGCACGGTAAAGATCGTGAGGATGAAGATCTACCGCCGCTGGATAGCTGCCGCAGCCATCGTGGCAATTTTAGCGGCTGCTAGCACGGTATTTTTACTAAAGGAAAAAGAACGCTCCACTGTACCCCTTGTTAAAACAGAAGTTCCCGATGTAGCCCCCGGCACCAATAAAGCCGTATTGACCCTCGCCAATGGTTCCACTTTAACGCTGGACAGTGCTGGCAACCAGGTGATCAAACAGGGCGCTACCGTAGTACATCAGAAAAATGGTCAACTCCAATACGATACAGAGCGCAACTCCACGGCCGTAGGTTACAACATACTCACCGTACCGCGTGGAGGACAATTCCACGTGGTGCTGCCGGATGGGAGTAAAGTATGGCTGAACGCCGCATCCAGCCTTAAATACCCCACTGCTTTCACCGGGAATGAGCGCCTGGTGGAATTGCAGGGGCAGGGTTATTTTGAAGTCACTAAAAATGCAGAACAACCCTTTATTGTAAAGGTGGAAGAGATGACTGTAAAAGTACTGGGCACCAGCTTTGATGTGATGGCCTACAAAGATGAAAAAGCCATCAACACCACGCTCATAGAAGGCGCCGTAAAAGTGAACGATCAATTGCTGAAACCCGGGCAGCAGGCTTCCCTCGATAACGCCAATGGTTGTATGTACGTGTACAATAATGCAGACATTCAGCAGGTGATTGCCTGGAAGACCGGCTTCTTTGAATTTGATAACGCTAAGCTGGCAGACATTATGCGCCAGGTTTCCCGCTGGTACGACATTGACATTACATACAACGCGAATACAGAACCAAAACTATTCGGTGGGCGGATCAGCAGAAACCTGCCCCTTTCCGAAATATTACATATGCTCGAAGCTAACGGAGCAAAGTTCAACATGAAAGGAAGAAGTTTATCAATAGAATAAATCCACGTATAACCTAAATCTAATCGTTATGAAAAAAACTACTACAAGTTAATGTAAAGGCATGCCCATAAAAAAACCGGAAGCGCTTGCAACACCTCCGGCAACGTCTGGGTATCCCTAATCGTCCCGTTAAGAACTGATATTTCGTAATTCCCAAACAATGCAAAAGTATGAAATTAAACTTTAGTGGCGGAGCTGGCACCGCTCAAAGCCCACATGTACTTCGTAAATTCCTCGTCGTTATGAAACTTACCACCTTCCTGATGCTCGTAGCCTGTCTGCAGATCAGTGCAAAAGGCCTGAGCCAGCAGATCTCCATTAAGGAAAGGAACGCTCCCCTTAAAAGGGTGCTGAAAGAGGTAGCCCGCCAGGCCGGTATTTCCATTGTTTACGATGAAAGCCTGATGGCCCGTTCCAACCCTGTGAACATAGAACTCAAAAATGCCACGGTAAAAGAAGCTTTAGACCTTTTACTCCTGAACCAGCCCTTATCCTTTTCCATGGAAGGCCAGCGCATCACCATTCTCCAGTTAGCAGCTGATCCAAAACCTATTGCCGATACCGGTTTACTTATCACCGGCCGTATCCTGGGGGATGCCGGAGAACCTATTCCCGGCGCCACCGTAAGGATCCAGGGAACCACTTCCGGTACCACGGCAGATGCCAATGGCCAATATTCCATCCGGGTGCCCAATGCCAAAACTTCCCTGGTTTTCAGCTTTATTGGTTATGCCCCGCAAACCCTCAGGCTCAGTGGCAAAACACTCAATGTAACCCTCCAGCTTTCTGAAACCGCATTAACGGAAACCGTAGTGGTGGGATATGGTGTTCAGAAGAAAAGTGTGGTAACCGGCGCTATCTCCAGTGTTCGTGCCAAAGAACTGGAAGATATGCCCATTACCCGTTTGGAACAAGCCCTCCAGGGCCGTACTGCCGGAGTGATCATTGCCCAGAACTCAGGCCAGCCGGGTTCTGCCGCTGCTGTGAGAGTGAGAGGTACCACCTCCTTCTCCAACAACGATCCCTTATGGGTAGTGGATGGTGTGGTGGTAGACAATGGCGGTATCGGTTACCTGAACCAATACGACATTGAATCCATAGAGGTATTAAAGGACGCCGCTTCACAAGCGATCTATGGTGCCCGTGCCGCTTCCGGCGTTATCCTCGTTACCACTAAAAAAGGGAAAGCAGGAAAAGTGACCGTGAACTATAATGGGTATTACGGAACTTCTGCTCCCGCCCGCAAGCTCAAATTACTTAACGCCACTGAATATGCCACGCTCCGCAACGAAGCCGCGGCCGCCAATGGGAGTGCTTTGCCTTATGCAGACCCAAAATCCTTTGGCGTGGGAACAGACTGGCAGGCACAGATCTTCAACAACGATGCCCGCCGCCAGAACCACGAGCTGAGTGTAAGTGGTGGTAATGAAAAATCCACTTATTATACCTCTTTCGGTTACCTGAACATGGAAGGGATCGTTGCTTCAGATATCTCTAAATACCAGCGTTTCAATATCCGTATCAACTCTGTACATAAACTAACAAAATGGCTCACCTTCGGAGAGAACATCGGATATGCCTATGATAAAAGCGTAGGCCTCGGTAATACCAACAGCGAATTTGGTGGCCCTTTAAGCTCTGCTATCAACCTGGACCCTATTACACCCGTAGTAGTAACAGATCCTGCAATAGCGGCAGCTGCACCTTACAACAATGTGGGGGTAAGGAAAGATGCACTGGGCCGTCCATATGGCATCTCTTCTGCAGTAGGGCAGGAAATGACCAACCCGCTGGCCTTCATCTCAACCCGCATCGGCAACTATGGCTGGTCTCACAACGTAGTGGGCAACGTTTACCTGGAAGCTGAACCCATTAAAGGATTGAAGTTCCGTTCCACCATGGGTGCCAAGATCGCTTTCTGGGGCGGCGAAACTTTCACGCCCATTTCCTGGTTGAACTCTTCCAACATTTCCTCCCGTACTTCCTTCAACCGCAGCATGAACGAAGGGTACAACTGGAACCTGGAAAACATCGTATCCTATTCCCGTGCCATTGGCCAGCATAACTTTACCGTGCTGGCTGGTCAGGGTGCTTATATGGATAGCCGTACCCGCAACATCAACGTTACTTTCAACGATGTGCCGGCAGATAATTTCAAAGATGCTTCCCTCAACTTTAAAGTGCCGGCAGACAAACGTTTATCTGACGGGGGAGAAGGAGCCGATCACCGCGTTGCTTCTTTCTTTGGAAGAGTGAACTATAACTATAAAGAAAGATACCTCGCAGAAGGTATCATCCGCTGGGATGGTTCCACCCGTTTTGGTTCTAATAACAAGTACGGCAGATATCCTTCTTTCTCTCTGGGATGGGTGCCTTCCATGGAAACATTCTGGCCGGAAAACAAAGTGGTAGACCGCCTGAAGATCCGTGGTGGTTATGGTGTGGTAGGAAATGATAACATCGGCAACTTTGCTTATCTCTCCACCATCGGTAGCGGACGCAATTACACTTTTGGTAATAGCGGCAGCTACCAGGTAGGTTACAGTCCTAATGCCCCTGCAAACCCTGATCTGGCCTGGGAAGAAACCAGCCAAACGAGTATTGGTTTTGATGCGGACATCCTCAGGAATATCCGCCTCACTTTTGAATGGTTCAGAAAAAGGACCACGGGTATCCTCCAGAATCCCCGGATCCCTGCTTATGTAGGCGCTATCGGTAACCCTGCGGATAACATAGCTTCCATGAACAACACAGGGCTTGAACTGGAACTGGATTACCGCAACCACATCGGCGATGATTTTGAATTCAATATAGGCGGTAACGTTTCTTATGTGAAGAATGAAGTAACAGACCTGGGCCCTGGTATCAGTTACCTGGCAGGTGGCCAGACCTTCCAGACCATGGGAGCTATCACCCGTACTGCCATTGGTCAGCCACTGAACAACTTCTTTGGATACAGAACAATGGGGGTGTTCCAAACCCAGGCAGATGTAGATGCCTACATCGGAAAGGATGGAACAAAGATCCAGCCCAATGCAAAACCCGGAGACTTCCGCTGGAAAGATGGCAACGGCGATGGAAAGATCACTGAGCTGGACCGTGAATTCATGGGCACGCCCACACCTAAATGGACCTATGGTTTTACCGTAAATGCAGCCTATAAAGGATTTGATCTCGTGATCTTCGGACAAGGCGCTGCCGGCAACCAGATCTTCCAGGGCCTGCGCCGTTTGGATATCGGAAATGCCAACTGGCAGACAAAAGCATTGGAACGCTGGACCGGCCCCGGTTCTACCAATACTTATCCAAGGCTGATCACATTGGATCCCAATAAGAACTTCACCAATCCATCTGATTTCTATTTGGAAAATGGTGATTACTGGAGATTGAAAACAGTACAAATAGGTTACTCCTTACCCAAAGCATTGATCAACAGGATAGGCCTGCAGAAATTACGTGTGCACATTATGAGTGAGAACCTGCTCACCTTCACCAAATATACCGGTTACGATCCTGAGATCGGCGGAGGTGTATTGAGCATCGATCGTGGTATCTATCCACAGGCACGCTCTTTTATGGCAGGCATGAATGTTACTTTCTAATGTTTTAAAAGCTGATCAAAATGAAAAGAAGACATATTCCATACGTTATCGCTTTAACAGCAGGCTTGCAATTAATGAGCGGCTGTAATAATTTCCTCGATATCAAACCAAAGGGAACTGACCTGGAATCCAATTTTTACCGCAATGAAGATGAAGCTTTCAAAGCACTCATCGCTGTATATGATGTAGTAGGCTGGCAGGGCAATGGTTATGTAACAAGGGTAGGTACTTTTAATGCTGCTTCCGACGATCATGTGGCAGGTGGCGGCGGCCCGACTGATATCAACGACTTCCAGGTTATTTCCAATTATACCCTCACACCTGAAGTAGGCCCGCACAACGAGTTATGGCGGAAAGGTTTCTCCGGTGTGTTCCGCGCAAACGTGATCCTCACTAAACTGCCAAACATACCCATGGATGAAAACAAAAAGAAAAGGTTCACCGCAGAAGCAAAATTCCTGCGCGCCTATTTCTATTTTGATCTCGTGCGTATGTTCAAGAACGTACCGCTCTTCACCAAACCCGTGCAGACCAGTGAAATGTACAATGTGCTGCAGGCGCCTCCGGCAGATGTTTACAAACTGGTGGAGCAGGACCTGAAAGATGCCATCGCTGAAGCGAACCTGCCCAACACAGTGCCCATAGCCACAGAAGGCGGCAGGGTTACAAAAGGAGCAGCCCATGCTTTACTGGGTAAAGTATATCTCTATCAGCAACAATGGGCAGCAGCTGTTACAGCGCTTGAAAATGTAAATGGCACAACGCCGGGGCAACTAAATGCCACCTATGGTTACAAGTTGCTGGACAATTTTGCCAATCTCTGGAAATCTGATCTTGCTTCAAAGTTCAACAGCGAATCTGTCTTTGAAATATCCTATACTTCCACTTCGGCCGGTGGCTGGGGCTGCGTATCCTGCACGGAAGGAAATGTACTCAACATCATGGTAGGCCCGAGAGGATATAAAACCCTTACAGCCGCTGCGCCGGATTATGCTTCCGGCTGGAGCTTCCTGCCCGTCACCACTTCTCTTTTTGATGCCATCCATTTTGACCCGCGTTATAAATCCACTGTTGCTAACCTGGACAGCCTGGAGAAGAACAACATAGCGACGTATGAAAAAGGTTATATGAACACCGGTTACTTCCTCGAAAAACTGGCAGGCAGGTTATCCAACAAAACCACCGGCGGTGGCGCAGTAGAATTGAACTATCCGCAGAATATCTATGATATCCGCTTAGCAGATACTTACCTGATGGAAGCAGAAGCACGCGTGCGTGGAGGAGAAAGTGGTGCAAGCGGCACCCGCTCCTATGCATTGCTGAATGCGGTGCGCGCACGTGTGGGATTAGGTCCCATCCTCGCTACCATCGATAATATCTTTGATGAAAGAAGACTGGAACTCGCCGGAGAAGGGCATCGCTGGTTT includes the following:
- a CDS encoding RagB/SusD family nutrient uptake outer membrane protein — protein: MKRRHIPYVIALTAGLQLMSGCNNFLDIKPKGTDLESNFYRNEDEAFKALIAVYDVVGWQGNGYVTRVGTFNAASDDHVAGGGGPTDINDFQVISNYTLTPEVGPHNELWRKGFSGVFRANVILTKLPNIPMDENKKKRFTAEAKFLRAYFYFDLVRMFKNVPLFTKPVQTSEMYNVLQAPPADVYKLVEQDLKDAIAEANLPNTVPIATEGGRVTKGAAHALLGKVYLYQQQWAAAVTALENVNGTTPGQLNATYGYKLLDNFANLWKSDLASKFNSESVFEISYTSTSAGGWGCVSCTEGNVLNIMVGPRGYKTLTAAAPDYASGWSFLPVTTSLFDAIHFDPRYKSTVANLDSLEKNNIATYEKGYMNTGYFLEKLAGRLSNKTTGGGAVELNYPQNIYDIRLADTYLMEAEARVRGGESGASGTRSYALLNAVRARVGLGPILATIDNIFDERRLELAGEGHRWFDLVRSGKAATNAVLLARGFKPEKHSILPIPLLELDNTKMEQSKEWGGTK